A region from the Ignavibacteria bacterium genome encodes:
- a CDS encoding dolichol kinase, producing the protein MSHQNVRSISGEIDFKKELVRKFIHLISLTIPISYWFWFSKETTLFLLIILAVISLAIDIARLYHTSFSQFYNIIFQSILREHETTDKKKNLTGATYVLISAVLCVALFPKLIAITSFFILIISDTASALFGRKFGRHKFNSIAGGKKSWEGSIAFVISAFAVILLTPKVRYSFVEYAYAFIAAIGGAIAELFSFDFLDDNLAIPLTIGFLLWGMYQVFLPEFPINSF; encoded by the coding sequence ATGAGCCATCAAAACGTTCGTTCAATTTCCGGCGAAATAGATTTTAAGAAAGAACTTGTTCGGAAGTTCATTCATTTAATTTCGCTGACAATACCGATAAGTTATTGGTTTTGGTTTTCGAAAGAAACTACGCTTTTCTTGCTAATTATTCTTGCTGTTATCTCATTGGCTATTGATATTGCGCGATTATATCATACATCATTCTCTCAATTTTACAATATAATTTTTCAATCCATTCTTCGTGAACACGAAACGACAGATAAGAAAAAAAATTTAACAGGAGCAACGTACGTACTTATTTCCGCGGTATTGTGTGTTGCTCTTTTTCCGAAACTCATTGCAATCACAAGTTTTTTTATTCTCATTATTTCCGATACGGCTTCGGCGTTGTTCGGAAGAAAATTTGGAAGACATAAATTTAATTCAATTGCCGGTGGGAAAAAAAGTTGGGAAGGAAGTATTGCATTTGTCATTTCAGCGTTCGCAGTGATTCTTCTTACTCCCAAAGTACGATATTCATTTGTTGAATACGCATACGCATTTATTGCAGCAATTGGCGGAGCGATTGCCGAATTGTTTTCGTTCGATTTTCTCGATGATAATCTTGCCATTCCGTTGACGATAGGTTTTTTATTATGGGGAATGTATCAAGTGTTTCTTCCAGAATTTCCAATCAATTCATTTTAA